The Candidatus Krumholzibacteriota bacterium genomic interval GGGAACGGCTTCGTCCTCATGGTCGAGGGCTCGCAGATCGACTGGGAGGCCCACGAGAACTATACCGGCGGGATCGTCGCCGAGACCCTGGATTTCGACGGCGCGGTGGGAGTCGCCCTCGATTTCGCCGCGAGGGACGGTTCGACGCTCGTCGTCGTCACCGCCGACCACGAGACGGGGGGATTCGCCGTCCACGGCCTCGAGCCGGCGACGGGATCGACGCCGATCGGGGGATTCACCACGGGAGACCACACCGCGACGATGGTTCCGATCTTCGCCGAGGGGCCGGGATGCGGGCGGTTCAGCGGGATCAGGGACAACGCGGAGATCGGGCGGATCCTGCTCGAACTGGTCTGTTTTCGCCCCTGAACCTTCGCCGCGGTTCCGGCCTGTCGCGGCGGGGGGTGGATCAGTTGCCGCCGCCGCGCGTCAGGGCGGTGAACGCCTCCTGCAGGCGGCGTGTGACCGGTCCGGGGACACCGCCCGAGACGGGGAGGCCGTCGACCTGGACGACCGGGAGGATCTCCTTCGTCGTCGAGAGGAGAAGCGCCTCGTCCATCCCGGCGAGGCTCCCGGCCGCCACCGCTTTCTCGACGACCTCGACGCCGAGCTCTCCGCACAGGCGAAGGACGATGGACCGCGTGACGCTCGAGAGGATGCGCGGCCCCTCGGGATGCGTGAGGAGACGGTTGCCGTCGACGGCGCAGAGCGTGGAGCTGGCGCCCTCGGTGACGACGCCGTCGCGGACGAGGATCGCCTCGATCGCGCCGCGCCGCGTCGCCTCCTCGCTGGCGAGGACGTTGGGGAGGAGCGAGGTCGTCTTGATGTCGCAGCGTCCCCACCGGATGTCGGGGAGGGTGACGACCGCCGCGCCATGCTTTCGTTCCTCGCGGTAGCCGTCGAAGGGGGCTGCCGACCCCCAGACGGTGGGCCGCGCGCCGCCACCCGGGAAACGGTGGACGCGCTCGGCCGCGCCGCGGGTGACCTGGATGTAGACGACGGCGTCCCCGAGACCGTTCTCCTCGACGAGTCGCCGGGCGACCGAACCGAGCGCGGCGGCGTCGACCCCCTCGATGCGGATCTCGCCGATCGAACGGGCGAGCCGATCGAGATGCTCGGCCAGGGCGAAAGGCCGGCCGCCGTAGAAGCGGATCACCTCGTAGACACCGTCGCCGAGGACGAATCCCCGGTCGTCGGGTGAGATGCACGCCTCGTCGCGGTCGAGGTACCGGCCGTCGAGATAGACGATCACTGAACCGTCTCCCTTCCGCCGCCGGGTCCGGCGGCGACCTCCACTCTACAACGCCGGGCGCGCGGGACGCAACCACGGGGGCGCTGCGACGGGAAAATCCTGTAACGGGTCGCGCGCCTCGTGTTATATTCCACGCGATCGACGGCACGAGGCGGGCGCGGATCCCGCCGGACCCAGCGAGGAGCGACAGGCGATGGAGAACGTGTTCGACGTATTCAGGGAACGGGGGTTCTTCGAACAGGTGACCGACGAGGAGCGCGTCAGGCGTATGCTGGACGAGCCGACGACCTGCTACATCGGGTTCGATCCCACGTCCGACAGCTTCCACGCCGGGTCCCTCGTGCCGATCATGGCGCTCGCCCACCTGCAGCGTCACGGACACCGGCCGATCGCCCTCGTCGGCGGCGGAACGGCGATGATCGGCGACCCGAGCGGCAAGACCGAACTGCGCCGCGTGATGCCGGTCGGGGAGATCGACCGGAACGCGGAGGGATTGAAGGCGCAGCTCTCCCACTTCGTCTCCTTCGAGGAAGACGCGGCGCTGATGCTCAACAACGCGGACTGGCTCCGTCCCCTCAACTACATCGAATTCCTCCGCGATATCGGCCGTCATTTCTCGGTCAACAAGATGCTTGCCGCCGAGAGCTACCGCCAGCGGCTCGAGTCGGGCCTCAACTTCATCGAGTTCAACTACATGCTCCTCCAGGCGTACGATTTCCTCCACCTCTACCGCGAGCTCGGCTGCACGCTCCAGATGGGGGGGAACGACCAGTGGGGCAACATCCTCGCCGGCACCGACCTCATCAGGCGCGTCACCGGCGGTGACGCAGAGGGGCTCACCTTCCCGCTTCTCACCACCGCCTCCGGGGCGAAGATGGGAAAGACGGAGGGCGGGGCGATCTGGCTCGATCCGGCGCGGACCTCCCCCTACGAGTACTACCAGTACTGGATCAACGCGGACGACCGCGACGTGGGGCGCTTCCTTTCCCTCTTCACCTTCCTGCCGATGGAGGAGGTCCGGCGTCTCGCCGCCCTCGAGGGGGCCGGGCTCCGGACGGCGAAGGAAACGCTCGCCTTCGAGGCGGCAGCGCTTCTGCACGGCCGTGCGGCGGCGGAGGAGGCCCGGGACGCCTCGCGCGCCCTCTTCTCCGGCGGCGGCGCGTCCGGGGAGGGCGTGCCGACCTTCGCCGTGGCGGCGGTTCTTCTCGAGGAGGGCATCCCTGCGTACGTCCTGTTCGTCGACGCGGGGCTCTGCGGGAGCCGCGGCGACGCGAGGCGTCTCGTCGCGGGGGGCGGCGCGTACGTCAACGAACGCCGCGTCGAGGCCTTCGACGAACCGGTCACGTCGGCGCATCTCGTGGAGGGGGCGATCCTCCTTCGCGCCGGCAAGAAGAAGCACATGCGCGTCGTCCCCGCCTGAACGGGGAGGCGAGGCCGGTTTTGCCGGCGCGCGGAAAGAGGAGAGATGACGGAACACTGGCGGGACGATTTCACGCGGGAGCGCGACCGACTCAACGAGACCGTCCTCGCGGCCGATCACCGCGGGATCAAGCGATTCTTCGCCCTCGACGAACAGGCCTACGCCGACGGCGCCCTTTCGGCGAAGACGAAGGAGCTCATGGGGCTCGTCGCCTCGATGGTGCTGCGCTGCGACGATTGCGTCAGCTATCACCTGCTGCGCTGCGCCGGGGAGAAAACGACCCGCGAGGAGTTCTACGAGGCCTTCAACGTCGCGCTCGTCGTGGGCGGATCGATCGTGATCCCCCATCTGAGGCGCGCGGCCGACCGGCTCGAGTCGCTTCTCGCCGGCTGATCGGCGGCCCCTTTTCGCTTGCGACGCGCGCGGACGTGCGGGTACACTGCCCGCGGCCCCGCCCTGCACGAGGAAAGGCACCGACATGACGAGACGATCGATCGCGGTTCCCATTCTTCTCGCGCTCGTCGCCGCCGCGCTCCCGGGGGCGGTCGCGGACGCGGTCGCGGCCGAGCGCGCGCTGCTTTTGCGGCCCCGCGGCGTGGGCGTCGGCGAGGATCTCATCGACGCCGCCACCCTCCTCTTCCACGGCGCCCTCGAGCGCGAGGGGGTCTTCCTGCCGGTGAGCGCGGACGAGATCTTCGGCCCGGTCGTCTGCTGGGAGGCCGACTGCGCCGCGTCCCTCGCGGCCGACGGCGGCTTTTCGTGGGCCATCGCGGGCAGCATGACGCGTCTCGGCGGAAAGATCATCGTGCGGACGATCCTCGTCGCGGCGGACGGCGAGGGCGTCGCGTCGACGGCCGAGGGGACGGCGGCGACGGAGGAGGACCTCGACGTCGTCGTCGCGCGCCTGGCGAAGAGCCTGTCGACGGGCCGTTCGATGGAGCGCACCGCCGAGGTGGGGATGATCACCGAGCGCGAGTACGAGGAACCGCGCCGGCGGGGCTCGTACAAGTCCCGCTCCTTCCGCGTCGGCTATCTCTGGCCCACGGGGGACTCGATGGGGGGCGCAAACCGGCTGCTCGCCATCGATTTCGGCTACCAGTACGACACGGGCGACTGGTTTTTGTCGGGGCGTTCGGGGGTCCGATGGGGCGGCGACCTCGAGGACGATGGCGGCGAGGCGACCGACATCGCGCTCTTCGACGCCAAGATCGGCCGGTTCCTGAGCCGGAGCGACTTCTCGCCCTTCGTGAACGCCGGTCTCGGCCTGCACTGGGTCCGCGAGAAGGCGCGCGTCGCCGAGGGCGCGGGGATCGTCGACCGCTCCGATTCCGGCACGGGGATCGCGATCGTCGCGGGGGCCGGGTTCACCGCCTTCCGCACCTACGATTTCTCGTTCCAGATCGACGTCGACGCCTTCGTCGTGTTCGAGGAACTCGAGACGGGTGGGCACCCCGCCGGGATCCTCTTCACCTTCTGCGTCATGCACGGCGAGCACGGCGACTAGGGAAAGAAGCATGGGATTCCGCCTGCTGCACTACCTGCTCGAACGGCGACGGATCGTCGGCTGGGCGACGCTCGTCTTCCTCGTTTTCGGCGTGGCCATCGCCGCGCTGCGCGATCCGCTCTACGAGACGCGGGCGATCCTGATGCCGCCGCTCGAGGAGGGGGGCGAGGGGCTCCTCTCCGCGTGGATGGCGCAGATCGACCTTCCGTCGATGGTCACGCCCGCCTCCGCGGGAGCGACGGCGGCGGCTCTCCTCTCGGATCTGCTCAGGAGCCGCCGGCTCTCCCTCGGAATCATCGACGAGTACGGCCTCCGCGAGCGGTACGAGGTGGAGACGACCGAGGACGCCATAGAGGAACTCGCCGCCCGCCGGGAGGTCAGCGCGACGAAGACGGGATTGATCTTCCTCGTCATCCGCGACGAGGAGCCCGCCATGGCCGTCAGGATCGCCGAGGCGCACATCGCCGCCCTCGATTCCCTCAACCGCAATCTCGTCTTCACCCGGGCCGGGCAGACGATGCGCTTCATCGCCCTCCAGATCGACGAATACCGCCGCCGACTCGGTGCGTCGCGCGCGGCCCTCGCCGATTTCCAGAGCGGGAACGGCGTGATCGACATCGCCGAGCAGACGCGCGGCGCCATCGACGTGGCGGCTACGCTCCACGTGGAGGCGGCGCTCGCCCGGATCCGTCTCGACATGGGCCGCGAATTCGCCACCGACGACGCGAGCGAGCTGCATCGGCTCGAGGCGCGGTACCGTTTTCTCGTCGAGCGCATCGACGCGATCGTCGAGGGGGACTCGACCGCCGCCGTCTTCCCCCCGCTTCGCGACATGCCCGGGCTGGCACAGCGCGCCGCCGCGCTCGAGCGCGACGTCGAGGTGAACGAGCGGATCTATTCCTTCCTCCTCCAGCGCTACGAGGAGGCGGGAATCGAGCGCGCCCGCACCACGCCCTCGATCCAGACGGTCGAGGCCCCGATCCTCCCCGAGGAGCCGGCGGGACTGCCGCGCTGGGTGTTCGCCCTCGTTTTCGCGCTCGGCGGCGGGCTCTGGGTTGGTCTCATCCTGTTGTGGTGGGGATGGATCGTTTTGCGGGAAAAAAACGCGGCCGAGACGGCGGCGATGGAGCGGATCGGCCGCCTCGCCCGCGAGGATCTCGACGCCGTGCGCCGGCGACTCCGGATCTGACCTCGCCCGTCCCGCTATTCCACGACGCGATCGACGAGCCACGGCACCGGCGCCGCTGACGGCCCCTCGATGAGGATGTCCGCCGCCTCGATCCGCCCGTCCGTCGTCATGCCGCCGGTTTCGCCCTTCATCCCGCCCCCTTCCTTTCGCCCCGCGATACGCATCCTGGCCCCGTCCGGCCGACGGCGGGCCGATTGGAACGGTGATTGCATGTACCCGGTCGGCCGGCGTTGCCAGCCGGCCGGGAAAGGACGAACGTGAGGATCCTCCGACACGCCCGCGGCGCCGCGATCGGCGCGGCGCTGGCCATCGCCGCCTGCGCGCCCTTCGCGTCGAGGCCGACGCCCCCGCCCCCCTTCCTCTCCTACGCCGTGCGCCTCGCCGACGGCCAACTCGGCGTCGTCGAGGTCGCCGGCTCGGTGAGCGGCGTCACCGTGCCCGCCGTCCGGCTGTCGACGGCCGAGCGGGAGGGCGGACGGGCCCCCGAACCGATCGGTTTCAGGGCGACGGGCCCGGGCGGCGGGACACTCGCCGTCGAGGCGGACGGGGAGGGCTGGACGGTCCGCTGCGGGCGGCGCGACTTCACCTTTTCCTACCGGCTCGTCCTCACGATCGAGGATCGCTACACCGCCGACGTGCGGACGATGCTCACCTCGCTCGACGAGGACCGCTGCCGCCTGCACGGCGGCGATCTGCTGCTCGTGCCCCTCATGGAGACGGCGCCCGGCGTGATCGTCGACGTCGATCTCTTTCCCGGGGCGCCGGTGAGCGCCCCGTGGGACGTCGTCGGGCGGCGCATCCTCGCACCCGGCGTGGGAGAGGCCGTCGGCATGGTCGTCGCCGCGGGTGCCTACCGGTTCTTCGAAAACGAATCGGCCGGGACGACGGTTGGCCTCGCGATCGCTGGCGACTGGAAATTCGAGGACGGAGAGTTCTTCGACCTCGTCGGGCACATCGTCCGCCGCGAGATCTCCTGGTTCGGCGATTCCCCCGTCGACCGCTATCTCTTCGTCTGCGACCGGAATCCCGCGCGCGGCGGGAAGTGCTTCGACCACTACGGCATGCACACGGGCAGTAGCATGATCCTGCTCCTCGATCCCGCGCTCGACCGGAGCCTCCTTTTCGACACGCCGATGTCCATCGTCGCGCACGAGTTCTTCCATAACTGGAACGGTGGCGCCATCCCCCCGGGCGAGATCTGGTTCGTGGAGGGAGCGACGGTCTACTTCTCCTTCCAGGCCCTTCTCGACACGCGAACGATCGTTCCCGCGCAGTACCGCCGAAAGCGAGACGCGATCGCCGCCCGCTTCGCGGAGAATCCCTACGCCGGCCGCGTGCCGGTGGCCGACGCCGGGATCGGCGACCTCGGCGACCGCGACATGGTCAATCTCCTCTACGATGGCGGGTTTCTCGCCGCGGAGGCCGTCGATGCCCGCCTCCGCGAGGCCACGGGGGGCCGGGTGGGGCTGATCGACGTGATGCGCCGGATGTACGAGACAGGCGCCCGGGCCGACGGCGAGGCCCTCGACCGGGCCGCCGTCGAGGTCTGCGGCGAGCAACTCGCGCCCCTCGTCGATGCCCTCGTCCGCGATCCGGCATCTGCCCGCCTGCTCGCCGGCCACGGAACCTCTTGAACATCCCCCGTTCCGGTTGTATTGTCCGTGTACCCGAAGGGAGCGGACGATGCGCATCGACTCGAAGACGATCCTGAGCCTCGGCCTCCTCGTGCTTCTCGCCCTGCCGGCGACGGGCAGGGGCGCGACGACGGAGGAGGAGAGCCCGGCGGCGGGACTGATCGCCGCCGGCAGGACGATCCCCATGCCGGCCGGCGTCCGGCGGCGGGCGCCCGTCACCGGCTTCCAGCGATTCTCGCCTCCCCGCCCCGTGCGGGCGCTCCACAGCCAGGAGGACACCCTCTGGATCGGCACGGGCGGAGGGCTTTTCGCCTGGGGTATCGAGGAGGATACCCTGACCGCCGTCACCGGCCCCGTTTCGCGGCGCATCGCGGCGATCGAGCGCGACGACGGGGGGCGGCTGTGGGTAGGCGGCGACGCGGGGGTGAGCATCCGCACCGAGTCGGGCTGGCTGCACTACGGTCCGCGCGATGCGCAGCTCTTCGAGCGTGTCACCGACATCCTCCGCGGCGAGGGGCGGATGTGGATCGCCTCGTGGGGCGGAGGCGTCGGTTTCGTCCGGGGCGACTCACTCACGCGGTTCTCGCGCGCCGATTCCCTGCTCGACGATCGCGTCACCTGCGTCGCCGAGGAGACGCCCGCGACGATCTGGTTCGGGACGGCCAGCGGGATGTGCCGCGCCGACTCTTTCAGTTGGGAGGGTTTCCGCTACGGCAGCCGCATCCCGATCGGCTCGGTCGAGGACGCCGTCTTCGACGAGGAGGGATCACTCTTCATCGCCGTCCGGCGGCGCGGCGTGGCGATGTACGATCTCGGCCGCGTCACCCGCCACGGGCGGGCCGACGGGCTGCCGGGCGACGAGATACACGCCTTCTCTCTCGACGACCGCGGCGTTCCCTGGGCGGCCGGAAAGGGAGGCGTCAGTTATTTCGACGGCTCCGGCTGGGTCCCCTTCGCCGTCGAGGGCCTCTCCCTCGCCGGACTCGACATCCGCGCCGTCCATCACGATCTCGCCGGGCGCATCTTTCTCGGGACGGCCGGCGGGAGCGTCATCGTCGTCTCGCGCGGCGGCGTCCGCGAGATCCCGCTCCCCGACCCCTTCCCCGCGAGCCTCGTGGCGCGGATCGCGCCGGCAGAGGACGGGGTGTGGCTGCTCGCCGACGGCACCGTGTTCCGGCTCGCCGACGGCCAACTCGACGAGATCGCCCGCCCCGATCCGCTGTACGTCCCGGCCGTCAACGACTTCGCCCGCCCGGCGGCGGGCGGCCTCTGGCTGGCGACGCGGTTTGGTGCGCTGCATCACGACGGCCGTTCGTGGGAGGTCTTCGACCGCCGCCACGGCCTGCCGACAGAGCACCTCACCGCGGTCGCCGCGGGCGCGCCGGGGGAACTCTGGTTCGGCACCTTCGACAGCGGCGTCCTCCGCCTCGGCCGGGCCGGCTGGACGCATTTCACCGAACAATCCGGGCTCCCCGGCGAATCGATCGCCGACATCGCGGTCGACGCGGACGGCACGGTCTGGGTCGGCATGGCCGACGGCCGCCTCGCCCGCCTGGCGGGGGAGAGGTGGGAGACGGTCGACCTGGGAGGCGACCTGCCGCATGCCTCGTCGACGGCGGACACGCTCGAACGCATCGATCCGGCGCTGCGGCTCATCGGCGGCACCGCCATGCCCGGCACCGGGAAGGCCTGCCGGTTCGGCGCGGGCGTCTCCGGCCGCCTGCTCGCCGTCAGCGGCGCGATCTGGCGGCTCGGTCCCGACGGGGCGCGCCGGATCCTGCCGCTCCCCGACGAGCGGATCAAACCGACCGCTTTGACGGAGACGGCGGCGGGAGAGATCTGGCTCGCGACCGACGGCGACGGGCTGTGGATCCTCGCCGACGGGCGATGGCGCCACGTCGGCGCGGCGGACGGCGTCGTAGACGACCGGCTTCTCTCGGTCGCCGGGGACGCCTGGGGCACGGTCTGGATCGGCACGGCAAACGGCGGCATCGTCCGGTTCCGCCCGCCGACCCGGGACGGTTCCGCCGAGGGTCGGAAATGAATGAACAATTGACAGCCATCGGCCGGAAGCGTATATTTGTCTCAAAAGGAGCGTTATAGAAGCAACGTTACTGTTCCTCCCGATCCGACCGAACGGACTCCGCGATATCGGAAATGACGGGAGGGAGTAGTAACGTATTTTTTTGTTTAAAAAAGTGTTGCAGCGGCCGCGAGATGTGCTGTTAACTATGACACCGGTGTCGTGGTAGGGGAGAGTCGGCGATGGAAACAGCGGCCATACGTCTTTTCTTCGGTATAATCGTTCTGATCGCATACAGTTACGCGGGGTACCCGCTCGTGCTGTTCGCGCTCGGGCTCCTTCGCGCCCGCAAGCGGGAAAGCGCGGAGGTGGATCTCCCCTCGATCGCGCTCGTCATCTCGGCATTCAACGAAGAGCGGATCATCCGGGAGAAGATCGAGAACAGCCTCAAGCTCGACTATCCCCGCGACCGCCTCCGCATCGTCGTGGCCAGCGATGGATCCGACGACGCGACGAACGAGATCGTGCGCGGCTTCGAGAAGGCCAACGTGGTGCTCAAGGCCTTTCCCCGCCGGGAGGGCAAGAGCGCCACGCTGAACCGCGCCGTCCTCGGTCTCGAGGAGGAGATCCTCGTCTTCTCCGACGCGAATGCCTTCTACCGCGAGGACGCGCTCCTCAAGCTCGTCCGCTCCTTCGCCGACGAGGAGACCGGCTGCGTGGTCGGCAAGCTCGTCTACATGGACAACAACTCCTACGTGGGCAAGGGCGAGAGCATCTACTGGCGGTACGAGTCGCTCCTCAACCGGCTCGAGAGCCGGCTCGACTCGGTCCTCGTCGCCACCGGCACGATCTTCGCCATCCGGCGCGAGCTCTTCCGGCCGGTCCTCAGGGACGTCGCCAACGATTTCCAGATCCCCGCCGACGTCGCCTCCCAGGGGTACGGCGTGGTCTACGAGGACGACGCCGTGGCGCTGGAGCACGCCACCTTCTTCTGCCGCGAGGAGTTCGGGCGGAAGCGCCGCATCATCGTCCGCGGACTCACCGGCTTCCACAATCTCAGGCACAACTTC includes:
- a CDS encoding aminotransferase class IV, with translation MIVYLDGRYLDRDEACISPDDRGFVLGDGVYEVIRFYGGRPFALAEHLDRLARSIGEIRIEGVDAAALGSVARRLVEENGLGDAVVYIQVTRGAAERVHRFPGGGARPTVWGSAAPFDGYREERKHGAAVVTLPDIRWGRCDIKTTSLLPNVLASEEATRRGAIEAILVRDGVVTEGASSTLCAVDGNRLLTHPEGPRILSSVTRSIVLRLCGELGVEVVEKAVAAGSLAGMDEALLLSTTKEILPVVQVDGLPVSGGVPGPVTRRLQEAFTALTRGGGN
- a CDS encoding tyrosine--tRNA ligase gives rise to the protein MENVFDVFRERGFFEQVTDEERVRRMLDEPTTCYIGFDPTSDSFHAGSLVPIMALAHLQRHGHRPIALVGGGTAMIGDPSGKTELRRVMPVGEIDRNAEGLKAQLSHFVSFEEDAALMLNNADWLRPLNYIEFLRDIGRHFSVNKMLAAESYRQRLESGLNFIEFNYMLLQAYDFLHLYRELGCTLQMGGNDQWGNILAGTDLIRRVTGGDAEGLTFPLLTTASGAKMGKTEGGAIWLDPARTSPYEYYQYWINADDRDVGRFLSLFTFLPMEEVRRLAALEGAGLRTAKETLAFEAAALLHGRAAAEEARDASRALFSGGGASGEGVPTFAVAAVLLEEGIPAYVLFVDAGLCGSRGDARRLVAGGGAYVNERRVEAFDEPVTSAHLVEGAILLRAGKKKHMRVVPA
- a CDS encoding carboxymuconolactone decarboxylase family protein, whose product is MTEHWRDDFTRERDRLNETVLAADHRGIKRFFALDEQAYADGALSAKTKELMGLVASMVLRCDDCVSYHLLRCAGEKTTREEFYEAFNVALVVGGSIVIPHLRRAADRLESLLAG
- a CDS encoding glycosyltransferase family 2 protein, coding for METAAIRLFFGIIVLIAYSYAGYPLVLFALGLLRARKRESAEVDLPSIALVISAFNEERIIREKIENSLKLDYPRDRLRIVVASDGSDDATNEIVRGFEKANVVLKAFPRREGKSATLNRAVLGLEEEILVFSDANAFYREDALLKLVRSFADEETGCVVGKLVYMDNNSYVGKGESIYWRYESLLNRLESRLDSVLVATGTIFAIRRELFRPVLRDVANDFQIPADVASQGYGVVYEDDAVALEHATFFCREEFGRKRRIIVRGLTGFHNLRHNFGGSFRVFQFVSRKLLRWWVGPMLPVLYLSNLALVGRPFFAAVFALHNLFYATAIVGSILRRGRVKSRILLVPFYFVMVNAAGLAAIATYLSGGRLASWEKAETTRAVAEQEAPAPRLTVIEGKKPAYADESTGVENLERIT